A single genomic interval of Calditrichota bacterium harbors:
- the nusB gene encoding transcription antitermination factor NusB — MMDRRKEREFALKVLYASEYNDIELDEQFNLLKQSEPDHASEFAMKIVKDCTINKVEFDELIKGKLKNWKFERVAVIDRVLLRMALTEFICFEDVPPEVTMDEIIEISKLYSTDRSDQFINGILDALIKQLKSEKRIKKSGRGLVSRIT, encoded by the coding sequence ATGATGGATAGAAGAAAAGAACGGGAATTTGCGCTGAAGGTACTATATGCCAGCGAATATAATGATATCGAATTGGATGAACAATTCAACTTGCTGAAGCAATCAGAACCGGACCATGCTTCTGAATTTGCAATGAAAATTGTTAAGGATTGCACAATAAACAAAGTTGAATTTGATGAATTGATAAAAGGAAAATTAAAAAATTGGAAGTTTGAACGTGTCGCGGTTATTGACCGAGTACTTTTAAGAATGGCCTTAACAGAATTTATTTGCTTTGAAGACGTTCCGCCGGAAGTTACAATGGATGAGATAATTGAAATTAGCAAACTGTATAGCACCGACAGAAGCGATCAGTTTATTAATGGTATTTTAGATGCACTCATAAAACAATTGAAATCAGAAAAACGGATTAAAAAATCTGGCCGAGGATTGGTTTCCAGGATTACTTAA
- a CDS encoding metallophosphoesterase family protein produces the protein MTIAIISDIHANLEALQRAIDYLKDKEIDKIYCLGDVVGYGPNPNECIDLVRDNCEVVLMGNHDYAAIGIGDIQHFNEYAKLSTFWTQEKLTETNKEYIKSWPFSHDLDSSYLVHASPKNPSNWDYVLSISDAQKHLKVYNQKTCFIGHSHVPVIFSKSDYYRQTEFTFNKGQKYLVNVGSVGQPRDGDPRTCFVVYDDAENKIEYIRLDYEIQKTYNKIVNAGLPVFLAERLLKGY, from the coding sequence ATGACAATCGCAATTATATCTGATATTCACGCAAATCTTGAAGCCCTGCAACGTGCTATAGATTATCTCAAGGATAAAGAAATTGATAAGATTTACTGCCTTGGTGATGTTGTCGGCTATGGTCCAAACCCTAATGAATGCATAGATTTGGTAAGGGATAATTGTGAAGTGGTTTTAATGGGGAATCATGATTATGCTGCCATCGGAATTGGTGATATTCAACATTTTAATGAGTATGCAAAGCTGTCAACTTTCTGGACACAGGAAAAACTAACTGAAACAAATAAAGAGTATATCAAATCCTGGCCGTTTAGTCACGATTTAGACAGTTCCTACCTGGTGCATGCATCACCTAAAAATCCATCAAACTGGGATTATGTTTTGTCCATTAGCGATGCCCAAAAACACTTGAAAGTTTATAATCAAAAAACATGTTTTATAGGCCACTCGCACGTTCCGGTTATTTTTTCAAAATCAGATTATTACCGCCAAACAGAATTCACTTTTAATAAAGGCCAAAAATATTTGGTAAATGTGGGCAGTGTTGGGCAGCCACGCGATGGTGACCCTCGTACATGCTTTGTGGTTTATGATGATGCGGAGAACAAAATCGAGTATATTCGGTTAGATTACGAAATTCAAAAAACTTATAATAAGATCGTTAATGCAGGATTACCGGTTTTTTTAGCTGAAAGACTATTGAAAGGTTACTAG